Proteins co-encoded in one Papaver somniferum cultivar HN1 chromosome 5, ASM357369v1, whole genome shotgun sequence genomic window:
- the LOC113284203 gene encoding UTP--glucose-1-phosphate uridylyltransferase 3, chloroplastic-like — protein sequence MAHTTNLNHILLLHHNNLFSSYPPPTTSTSSSSSAKPLSFKPPPPPPPPLHSLFLPSYSSRVTKCGVTTVPVAYSSPLPDSDFAKEISRLKLLISKLSSTSENPKLKLEILNRDYRVKEFLKKSQLVRVLNQFEVHDVVSILSLVACGQQHVLSSQEFDFVEGKKNKKKRSSLRSVLFGLAEMVENWDIHGGGAGGAGGRELNGWKHEGVAKDGIVEPLKELLRSLKEIDQFYNCIGGIIGYQVMVLELLSASTCETKKQNWSSHPDESMKRQILEIHVPSGLDLSKDTEYASQAALWGIEGLPELGEIYPLGGAGDRLGLVDPHTGECLPTAMLSYCGRTLLEGLIRDLQAREFLYYKIYGKQSITPVAIMTSSAKNNHERITSLCERLGWFGRGQSSFQLFEQPLVPAVSAKDGQWLVSKPFAPVCKPGGHGVIWKLAYDKGIFKWFSGHGRKGATVRQVSNVVAGTDLTLLALAGMGLRHGKKLGFASCDRKSGATEGINVLVEKKNADGKWAYGLSCIEYTEFEKFGITEKTTAPGSLQAEFPANTNILYVDLASAERVGSSKSSACLPGMVLNLKKNIVYTDHLGLQHSVPGGRLECTMQNIADNFMNRYSARNYTDIEDELDTFIVYNERKRVTSSAKKKRKHTDKSMRQTPDGSLLDVLRNAADILSQCDIKVPKIKENVKYFDSGPPFLIFLHPALGPLWEVTRQKFQRGAIAEGSELQIEVAEFSWRNVELDGSLTVTAENAMGSLRTDETDESILQYGYRCGKCKLENVKVINRGINWNHPENIYWKHDVQRFEAVQIMLHGNAEFEASDVVLEGNHVFEVPDGYKMLVTTGKKGLSVKLETIQQEMMDSGSWYWKYKLDGTHIHLEMVEL from the exons atggcTCATACCACTAACCTCAATCACATTCTCCTCCTCCACCATAACAATCTCTTCTCTTCATATCCACCTCCAACCACTtctacctcctcctcctcctctgctAAACCGCTTAGTttcaaaccaccaccaccaccgccaccgccattacattctctttttcttccttcttatTCTTCTAGAGTAACTAAATGTGGTGTGACAACAGTACCAGTAGCATACTCATCGCCATTACCAGATTCTGATTTCGCTAAAGAAATTTCAAGATTGAAATTACTGATTTCTAAATTATCCAGtacttctgaaaaccctaaattgaagcTAGAAATACTGAATAGGGATTATAGAGTCAAAGAATTTTTGAAGAAAAGTCAAttggttagggttttgaatcaattTGAGGTTCATGACGTTGTTTCGATTTTGAGTTTAGTTGCTTGTGGTCAACAACATGTACTTAGTAGTCAGGAGTTTGATTTTGTGGAagggaagaagaataagaagaagagaagttcATTGAGAAGTGTGTTGTTTGGATTAGCTGAAATGGTTGAGAATTGGGATATTCATGGCGGTGGTGCTGGTGGAGCTGGTGGTAGGGAATTGAATGGATGGAAACACGAGGGAGTTGCGAAAGATGGGATTGTAGAGCCATTGAAGGAGCTTTTGAGGAGCTTGAAAGAGATTGATCAGTTTTATAATTGCATTGGTGGCATCATCGG CTATCAGGTTATGGTATTAGAGCTTCTTTCGGCATCTACATGtgaaaccaaaaaacaaaattggtCTTCTCATCCCGATGAGTCAATGAAGCGTCAGATTTTAGAAATTCATGTTCCATCTGGATTAGATCTTTCCAAAGATACGGAATACGCTTCACAAGCAGCTCTTTGGGGAATCGAG GGTCTGCCGGAACTAGGTGAAATTTATCCTTTGGGTGGAGCAGGTGACAGGCTTGGATTGGTTGACCCTCATACAGGCGAATGTCTTCCTACAGCAATGCTCTCTTATTGTGGACGGACATTATTGGAAGGTCTTATAAGAGACCTACAG GCTAGGGAATTTCTCTACTACAAGATATATGGCAAGCAATCTATTACCCCTGTAGCAATAATGACAAGTTCAGCAAAGAACAATCATGAGCGCATAACCTCATTATGTGAAAGACTCGGGTGGTTTGGAAGAGGGCAATCAAGTTTTCAACTTTTTGAGCAG CCTCTTGTTCCAGCTGTTAGTGCGAAAGATGGCCAGTGGCTTGTTAGTAAACCTTTTGCACCAGTTTGCAAACCTGGCGGCCACGGTGTGATATGGAAGCTTGCATATGACAAAGGCATATTTAAGTGGTTCTCTGGTCATGGAAGAAAAGGTGCAACTGTACGCCAAGTCAG TAATGTTGTGGCTGGTACAGATTTGACTCTTTTAGCATTGGCAGGGATGGGACTCCGCCATGGAAAG AAACTAGGGTTCGCATCATGTGACCGGAAGTCTGGTGCTACGGAAGGAATTAATGTTCTCGTTGAAAAAAAGAATGCTGATGGAAAGTGGGCGTACGGTTTATCATGTATTGAGTACACTGAATTCGAAAAGTTTGGAATCACAGAAAAAACTACTGCTCCAGGCAG cTTGCAGGCAGAGTTTCCAGCAAACACAAACATTTTGTATGTTGATTTAGCTTCTGCGGAAAGAGTTGGTTCAAGTAAAAGTTCTGCTTGTCTACCTGGAATGGTATTAAACCTTAAAAAGAATATTGTGTACACGGATCATCTTGGGCTTCAACACAG TGTTCCTGGTGGCAGACTTGAATGCACAATGCAAAACATTGCAGATAATTTTATGAATAGATATTCAGCTCGAAATTATACAGATATAGAAG ACGAGCTGGATACATTTATTGTGTACAATGAAAGAAAAAGGGTTACGTCGTCtgctaagaagaaaagaaagcaTACAGATAAATCTATGCGTCAG ACTCCAGATGGATCGCTGTTGGATGTCCTACGCAATGCAGCCGACATTTTGTCCCAATGTGATATAAAAGTTCCCAAG attaaagaaaatgtaaaataCTTCGATTCTGGACCACCGTTCTTGATTTTCCTACATCCTGCTTTAGGCCCACTTTGGGAGGTCACTAGGCAAAAG TTCCAAAGAGGTGCCATAGCTGAAGGTTCTGAGTTACAGATTGAGGTTGCAGAATTTTCATGGCGAAATGTTGAG CTCGACGGAAGCTTGACTGTTACTGCCGAAAATGCTATGGGATCTTTGAggacagatgaaactgatgagtcCATACTACAGTATGGATACAG GTGTGgaaagtgtaaattagagaatgTTAAGGTCATCAATAGAGGGATCAACTGGAATCATCCTGAGAATATTTATTGGAAACATGATGTTCAGAGATTCGAAGCTGTTCAGATCATGCTGCACGGAAATGCTGAATTTGAGGCATCTGATGTAGTCTTAGAG GGAAATCATGTATTTGAAGTTCCAGATGGCTACAAAATGCTGGTTACAACAGGAAAGAAAG GTCTATCTGTTAAGTTGGAAACTATACAGCAGGAAATGATGGATAGTGGAAGCTGGTATTGGAAGTATAAGTTAGATGGCACACATATTCATCTGGAAATGGTGGAATTGTAG
- the LOC113284204 gene encoding U-box domain-containing protein 1-like has product MIITNMRMLYENSQAMESLTSDSMDSSPILMVSSAFLPTGSLIESLIHISHEVSSVDGKLPLLQARNVAKLTRKIKLLSSLFEDIRESNGSLPPSSILCLTELYAVIRKARVLIQECKDGSCLWNVLQSEFMSKQFHVLVKEMGMALDILPLSLIKITPDVREQVELLHKQIKRVDAFLDPVEFQRREEILKLMSNNNENKYGNKRISDCKKQIETIMCGIGLKNLSDYEEEILKLEGEARKQAGTGGLIVVSNINNLISLVSYSKSMIFGDAKYDENIISKLDHAAVVKRSVSLPRDFDPSPSTSQSMIHHIPDEFRCPISLDLMKDPVIVASGHTYDRSPIAQWINSGHLTCPKSGQKLIHMALIPNYALKCLIRQWSEENNIPLTSEMRSSSEERSTSKRKEMENSVDHISASKAAIDSVKLTAEFLVGKLATGSPDTQRQAAYQLRLLAKTGMINRRLISEAGAIPFLVTLLSSHDPQIQENAVTALLNLSIFDNNKVLIMAAGAIDNIIEVLQSGKTMEAKENAAAAIFSLSMIDDCKVTIGARPRAIPALVGLLREGTSVGKRDAATALFNLAIYNANKANVVVAGAVPLLIELLMDDTAGITDDALAVLALLSGNLEGLEEIKKNRTMVPLLVDLLRFGSAKGKENAVSLLLGLCKNGGEELTRRLILHPHSIPSLQRLISDGSLKARRRGEALLKLLNRLCFQSSHSSSQNSSQNSSHNSLE; this is encoded by the coding sequence ATGATCATAACGAATATGAGAATGTTATATGAAAACTCGCAGGCAATGGAATCCCTTACCTCTGACTCCATGGATTCATCTCCAATTCTAATGGTTTCATCAGCTTTTCTCCCAACAGGTTCTTTAATAGAGTCACTGATTCATATCTCTCATGAAGTTTCTTCAGTGGATGGTAAGCTTCCTTTGTTACAGGCTAGAAATGTTGCTAAGTTAACCCGGAAGATTAAGCTACTGTCTTCACTTTTCGAAGATATCCGTGAATCGAATGGTTCACTTCCCCCGTCTTCAATCCTTTGTCTTACTGAGCTGTACGCTGTAATTCGAAAAGCCAGGGTACTAATTCAAGAGTGTAAAGATGGGAGTTGCTTGTGGAATgtattgcaatctgaattcatgTCGAAACAATTTCATGTTTTGGTGAAGGAGATGGGTATGGCACTAGACATTCTTCCTTTGAGTTTGATCAAGATAACTCCAGATGTTCGAGAGCAAGTGGAGCTTCTCCACAAACAGATAAAGAGAGTGGATGCTTTTCTTGATCCTGTAGAGTTTCAACGCAGAGAAGAGATTCTAAAATTGATGAGCAACAACAATGAAAACAAGTATGGAAATAAGAGGATTTCTGACTGCAAGAAACAAATAGAAACGATTATGTGTGGTATAGGTCTCAAAAACCTTTCTGATTATGAAGAGGAAATATTGAAGCTAGAAGGAGAGGCTCGTAAACAAGCTGGAACAGGAGGACTTATTGTTGTTTCAAATATTAATAACCTTATCTCCCTTGTATCATATTCAAAATCTATGATATTTGGTGATGCAAAATATGATGAGAATATAATCAGCAAACTAGATCATGCAGCGGTGGTGAAGAGGTCAGTGTCCTTACCTAGAGATTTTGATCCATCGCCTTCAACTTCTCAGTCAATGATTCATCACATCCCTGACGAGTTTCGCTGCCCAATTTCACTTGATTTGATGAAAGACCCTGTCATTGTAGCATCTGGCCACACTTATGATCGAAGTCCGATTGCTCAGTGGATAAATTCAGGTCACCTTACATGCCCAAAGAGCGGGCAGAAACTAATTCACATGGCTCTGATACCCAATTACGCACTTAAGTGTTTAATCCGTCAATGGAGTGAAGAAAATAATATCCCACTAACAAGTGAAATGCGTTCTTCGTCTGAAGAGAGAAGTACCAGTAAGAGAAAAGAAATGGAGAACTCTGTGGATCACATTTCTGCATCAAAAGCTGCTATAGATTCTGTAAAGCTGACAGCCGAATTCCTTGTGGGGAAGCTCGCAACCGGGTCACCTGATACTCAGAGACAGGCAGCTTACCAACTAAGATTACTTGCCAAAACAGGAATGATCAATCGCCGACTAATTTCCGAGGCAGGCGCTATTCCATTCTTAGTTACACTGTTAAGTTCCCATGATCCACAAATCCAAGAGAATGCAGTTACTGCCTTGCTGAATCTCTCCATTTTCGATAACAATAAGGTTCTTATAATGGCAGCTGGAGCAATTGATAATATAATAGAAGTCTTGCAGTCAGGGAAAACAATGGAAGCAAAGGAGAATGCAGCAGCAGCCATATTCAGCTTGTCGATGATAGACGACTGTAAGGTTACAATTGGGGCCCGCCCAAGAGCAATCCCAGCATTGGTGGGTCTACTGAGGGAGGGCACCAGTGTTGGCAAGAGAGATGCAGCCACAGCTCTATTTAACCTTGCGATTTACAATGCTAACAAAGCAAATGTGGTGGTCGCCGGGGCAGTTCCTTTGCTCATTGAACTATTGATGGATGATACAGCAGGAATCACGGATGACGCGCTGGCTGTGCTGGCTTTACTATCTGGAAATCTTGAAGGACTTGAAGAGATTAAGAAGAACCGAACGATGGTGCCACTCCTTGTTGATCTGTTGAGATTCGGTTCTGCAAAAGGGAAAGAGAATGCAGTAAGTCTTCTGCTAGGACTCTGTAAAAATGGAGGAGAAGAACTTACTAGGCGTTTGATATTACACCCACACAGTATACCTTCGTTACAGAGACTAATTTCTGATGGATCTCTCAAGGCTAGAAGAAGAGGCGAAGCTCTTCTAAAATTACTCAATAGGCTTTGCTTCCAGTCTTCCCACAGTTCTTCTCAAAATTCTTCCCAGAATTCTTCTCACAATTCCCTGGAATGA